ACATTGCCACGAAGGCGCCGCTCGCCATCGCCGTGGTGAAAGAACAGCTTCGGGTGCTGACCGACTTCCAGCCGGTGGCGGCGCAGGTTTTCGAGCGCATCCAGAACATGCGGCGCGAGGTTTACGAGAGCGCCGACTACGAGGAGGGCATCGATGCCTTCCTCGAAAAACGAAAGCCGAATTTCCAGGGCAGGTGATCGGGGCGGCAATCGCCCTATGCCTTCGGCAGAGCCTCGATGATCACGAAAGCCTGCGCAAGCGGGTAGTCATCTGTGATGGTCAGGTGAATGCGCGCCTCGTGGCCATCGGGCAGCAGCGCCGCAAGCCGCTGGCCCGCACCGCCCGTGAGCCGCATTGTGGGGGCGCCGGTCGGAAGGTTCGTTACGCCCATGTCGCGCCAGAAGACGCCTTCCGACAGGCCCGTGCCAAGCGCCTTCGCGCACGCCTCTTTCGCCGCGAAACGTTTGGCGTAGGACGCCGCCCGCGCCGCCCGAGCATCGGATTTCGCGCGCTCCGTCTCCGTGAAGACGCGATCGAGAAAGCGCTCGCCATAGCGCGCGATGGTCTTTTCGACGCGGCGGATGTCGGTGAGGTCGCTGCCGATGCCGATGATCATGGCGAGCGCGTCGCTATTGCTGCTGCTGTTGCTGCTGGGCCGGGGCGTGCCCGCCGGGCCGCTTGTCGACGCCCTTCGCGATGGCGGCCCGCATGCGGCGGATCGCTTCCGGCAGGCCGATGAACACCGCTTCGCCGATGATCACGTGGCCGATGTTGAGTTCGCGGATCTCGGGGAAGGCGGCGAGATGCGTCGCGGTCTCAAAGTCAAGGCCATGCCCCGCATGGACTTCGAGACCGGCGGAGGCTGCAAGCGTGGCGGCCCTGGCCAGCCGGTCGAGTTCGGCACGCGCGGTCGCCTCTTCGCGCGCGATCCACGCCTCGCAATATTGGCCGGTGTGCAGTTCGACCACCGGCGCACCCAGGCGGGCGGCGGCTTCGATCTGGCGCGGCTCCGGATCGATGAAAAGCGACACGCGTATGCCGCCTTGGACGAGGCGCTTCACGACCGGGAGCAGGT
This genomic window from Rhodomicrobium lacus contains:
- the acpS gene encoding holo-ACP synthase; translated protein: MIIGIGSDLTDIRRVEKTIARYGERFLDRVFTETERAKSDARAARAASYAKRFAAKEACAKALGTGLSEGVFWRDMGVTNLPTGAPTMRLTGGAGQRLAALLPDGHEARIHLTITDDYPLAQAFVIIEALPKA
- a CDS encoding pyridoxine 5'-phosphate synthase produces the protein MSVSSPVRLGLNIDHVATLRNARGGARPDPIEAARLAVMAGADGITAHLREDRRHIRDEDIRRIKAEIAAPLNLEMAATEEMTGIALKTKPHACCIVPERRQELTTEGGLDVAGSAEHLLPVVKRLVQGGIRVSLFIDPEPRQIEAAARLGAPVVELHTGQYCEAWIAREEATARAELDRLARAATLAASAGLEVHAGHGLDFETATHLAAFPEIRELNIGHVIIGEAVFIGLPEAIRRMRAAIAKGVDKRPGGHAPAQQQQQQQ